TCCATTGCAAAAATGTTGCAGTGTAAAAGGGACAATTGAGAGGTACAAGAAAGCAATATCGGATAATTCTAACACCGGATCCGTGGCAGAAATTAATGCACAGGTAACTTAATATTACAAGTACGATTTTAAGTTTCCAAAAACTTATGTGCTAATATAAATGCTAACACTTCCATACCTCACTCTTTTTCAAGTATTATCAACAAGAATCTGCCAAATTGCGTCAACAAATTATCAGCATACAGAACTCGAACAggttaatatcttttaaatgaCTTGAGATGCTTTTTGATTAATTCATTAGTACGCTGGTATCAACTATCTCAGATATCAAtactttttgtaaaattaattaGGCAATTGATGGGTGAGACGATTGGGTCAATGTCTCCCAAAGAGCTCAGGAACTTGGAAGGCAGATTAGACAGAAGTGTTAATCGAATCCGATCCAAGAAGGTAActgtatttaattaattaatgctTCAATGTCAATTCATTTACTAGGAAGTTTATATATTCacttttactaatttttttttttatagaacgAACTCTTATTCGCCGAAATTGACTACATGCAGAAGAGAGTAAGAAACCATATTATATCTACTTTTCTTTCCATTGTTAATTTGTATTTATGGTAATTTGGCTCATTTGTAAAGTCTGTGCAGGAAGTTGATTTGCATAACGATAACCAGCTTCTTCGTGCTAAGGTATTTTGCACATTTGTCTGTTTTTGcgtattattttattataacatCAACAAGATTATTGGAATGATTAAATACTAACCAAATACATGTGCgtaaatgtgtatatatatatatagatagctGAAAATGAGAGGAACAATCCAAGTATGAGTCTGATGCCAGGAGGATCTAACTACGAGCAGATCATGCCACCGCCTCAAACGCAACCTCAACCGTTTGACTCACGGAACTATTTCCAAGTCGCGGCATTGCAACCTAACAATCACCATTACTCATCCGCAGGTCGCGAAGACCAAACCGCTCTTCAGTTAGTGTAAGACaacaaaaattgttatataaatatttctagGCATATAAATTTGATCTTTTTGTTTCATGTACTTTGCAGGTAATATTGGCTGAAGCATGAAGGAGCAAGGACTGAATAAAAACCAGAACTGGGTTAAGGAACGAGCGATATAAAGCTGATGCactgttataaaaatatttatatatttatttcacgaATGTTGTGTCCATGCTttctacattttatttaaattgctTATGTTGATGTGAAATTAATATCTTAAAAGACATGTGATTAATGTGCTTTAATTTGTTTCAAAGACAAGTGTATGTGTGTGAGTGTATTATTAGCTTAATCGTTGTACTTGCCAATACATGCCATACTAATGCTTCTTGTGGttatcttataaaaaaaaagttatcaatacgaaaatgattataaatatcAGCTCAGGATTGCATGTTAGTATTTTGAATAATTGAGTCAAAAATTGTGTAATTGTCATCTCCTTCAGTAACGTCAGCCGTTCCTCTCGAGCCAGAAACACATCATGTTTCTCATCCTCTAGAACCTGTGGGGGAGCTCCATGCTCGGTTCCTCTCCTTCCCTTTTGGTATATATTAACTTATTCTGGATCTCGAG
The Brassica napus cultivar Da-Ae chromosome A1, Da-Ae, whole genome shotgun sequence DNA segment above includes these coding regions:
- the LOC106373304 gene encoding floral homeotic protein AGAMOUS isoform X1, producing MAYQMELGGESSPQRKAGRGKIEIKRIENTTNRQVTFCKRRNGLLKKAYELSVLCDAEVALIVFSSRGRLYEYSNNSVKGTIERYKKAISDNSNTGSVAEINAQYYQQESAKLRQQIISIQNSNRQLMGETIGSMSPKELRNLEGRLDRSVNRIRSKKNELLFAEIDYMQKRSVQEVDLHNDNQLLRAKIAENERNNPSMSLMPGGSNYEQIMPPPQTQPQPFDSRNYFQVAALQPNNHHYSSAGREDQTALQLV
- the LOC106373304 gene encoding floral homeotic protein AGAMOUS isoform X2, encoding MAYQMELGGESSPQRKAGRGKIEIKRIENTTNRQVTFCKRRNGLLKKAYELSVLCDAEVALIVFSSRGRLYEYSNNSVKGTIERYKKAISDNSNTGSVAEINAQYYQQESAKLRQQIISIQNSNRQLMGETIGSMSPKELRNLEGRLDRSVNRIRSKKNELLFAEIDYMQKREVDLHNDNQLLRAKIAENERNNPSMSLMPGGSNYEQIMPPPQTQPQPFDSRNYFQVAALQPNNHHYSSAGREDQTALQLV
- the LOC106373304 gene encoding floral homeotic protein AGAMOUS isoform X3, yielding MAYQMELGGESSPQRKAGRGKIEIKRIENTTNRQVTFCKRRNGLLKKAYELSVLCDAEVALIVFSSRGRLYEYSNNSVKGTIERYKKAISDNSNTGSVAEINAQYYQQESAKLRQQIISIQNSNRQLMGETIGSMSPKELRNLEGRLDRSVNRIRSKKNELLFAEIDYMQKREVDLHNDNQLLRAKIAENERNNPSMSLMPGGSNYEQIMPPPQTQPQPFDSRNYFQVAALQPNNHHYSSAGREDQTALQLV